ATCACGGCGGCGAGGTCGCTGAGGATGTCCCCGAACAGGTTTTCGGTGACGATCACGTCGTAGCGGCTGGGGTCCGAGACGATCAGCATGGCCACGCTGTCCACGTACTCGTGGTTCAGGTGAATGCTGCGGTACGAGCGGTCCCGCAGGGCCTGCACGTCCCGGCGCCACAGCTCGCTGACCTCCAGCACGTTGGCCTTGTCCACGCTGGTCACGCGGCCCTTGCGCTGCTCGGCCGCCCAGAAGGCCATCTTGGCGACGCGCTCGACCTCGGCGGTGGTGTAGCGCATGGTGTTGTAGGCGGTGTCGCCCTCGATCTTGCGGTCGCCGTCAAAGTACACGCCGCCCAGCAGCTCGCGCACGATCAGGATGTCTACCCCGCGCGCCAGCTCCGGCTTGAGGGGCGAGAGGTGTTCCAGGCCCGGCTGCACGCGCACCGGGCGCAGGTTGGCGTAGCAGCCCAGGGCCTTGCGCAGGGCCAGCAGGCCGCTCTCGGGACGCAGGGGCCGGGGCAGGCTGTTCCACGGACTGTTCTGCGGACCACCCACGGTGCCCAGCAGCACAGCGTCGGCGTCCCCAAGTGCGTCGCGGGTCACCTGCGGAAAGGGATCGCCGTGGGCCTCGTACGCGGCACCGCCGATGGCGTGCTCCTCGATGCTGAGGTCCGGGGCCACTTCACGCAGCACCTGAACGGCGGCGGCGGTCACCTCGGGGCCAATCCCGTCTCCGGGCAGGGTCACAATCTTAGGCATGGGTCTGTTCCTCCTCGCGCTCGCCGGGGTGGCCGTGTCCGGCCTGGGTGCTGCGGGCCTCGAGCGTCTCGGCCTCCAGCTGGGCCTGGTCGTGTTCCTTCATGTATTCCAGCCAGCCGCCCGCCCTTTGCACGTCCAGCGCAAACTGCGGCACCGGCACAAAGGTCAGGGTCTGGCCGCTGCGGGTATTGGTGATGGTGCCGGCCTGCAGGTCCAGCTCGGCGGGGTCGCCGTCCTGGAAGGCCTCCACGATGCCGTCACACTCCAGCGCCAGAAAGCCGTTGTTGATGGAATTGCGGTAATAGATGCGCGCAAAATTCGGGGCGATGACCGCGCCCACGCCCGCGCCACGCAGCGCCCAGACGGCGTGTTCGCGGCTGCTGCCACAGCCGAAGTCGGCGCCCGCGACGATGATGTCGCCGGGCTGCACGCGCTTCACGAAGGTCTTGTCGTAGTCCTCCATGGCAAATTTCGCCAGCTCGGCCTCCACATCGGTGGTCAGGTGGCGGGCAGGAATGATCTCGTCGGTGTTGATGTGGTCACGGGCAAACACGTGCACGGTGGGCATGGAATCTCCTGAAGTGGGAAAAATGACAGGGAATGGCGGAGGGCACTTAGTTCGTGGCCGTGTCTGACGCCGCGAAGGCCGACAGCTCTGGCGGCAGTTCCTCGCCGAACAGGTCGCGCCAGGTCTGGCCGTCGAAGGTCACCTCGGACTCCATGAAGGTCTGCGCCAGCGGATCGGGATCCTCCAGGGCGTCCTCGGGCAGGTCCAGGCGCACGGCGACCGGTACGGGCAGGCTCGCGTCGTCTGGAACAGACAGTTCGGCGCCAAAGGTTTCGGCCAGCACCTGCGCGGTCCAGTCGGCCCAGGCCTCGGCATCACCCGCGCCGGTGGCCTCGCGCAGACCCTCACGGACGCGCTCAGCGTGTTCGGCAGGAATGCCGTCGTGGTCCCACTCGATGCGTCCGTCGGCATGCACCGTCACGGCGACCGTTTCCAGATCGAAGATGCGGGCCAGCTCGGCGGGCAGTCCGTCCTCCTGCACCTCGGCCTCCGGGTCGGCGTAGGCGATCCAGGTCTCGCCGTCGGGCGAGTACAGCTCACTGTCCATCAGCGGAAAGAACTCCACGTCGCCGCGCACCGCGAACACCCGGCTCAGCGGCGACTGCAGCGGAGCCGGGCGGCGCAGCTCGAAGACGGTGCGGCGGGCCAGCGGCGGCGATGCCGCGTTGTCCTCCAGCCGGTCGGCGTGAAGCTCGGCCCACAGCTCGGGCGTCTCGCCGTGCCACTCGCGCGCCACCGCCTCGAGCATCTCCAGCAGCTCCTCGGGGGGTTCGGGGTCGAGGTCCATGCGTCCGGCCTGCCAGTGTTCGGCCCGGAACTGACCGATGACCTCGCCCTCCAGGGTAAAGGCCGGGTGGCTTTGCAGAATGGTCATCAGGCGCTGCGGATCACGCAGCGGAGCAAAGCTCTCCCAGCGCTCTCCGTCGAAGGAGTGGCGCTGCTCGCGCAGGCGCACCACACCGCCCTCGACAGGCAGGGCCACGCCCTGCGCCTGGGCCGGGTCCTTGCCCAGCGCCAGCTCACCCGTGATGCGGCGCAGCGGTGCCACGGGAATGGCTTCCAGATCCGCCGCCGTTTCCAGCCGCCCGGCGTGCCCCCGCGTGAGAACCAGCGACGAGCGGTACTCGCTGGCCCACGCGGCACCCCGCGACTGGGTGCTGCCCAGGACCTCCACGATCAGGCCACGCAGCCGGTCCTCTTCCGGGCCCCGGACCAGCGTGACTGCGCCGGACGCGTCCAGCTCGGCCTCGAAGGCATGAACGGTGGGCATCAGGCCCAGAGCTTTACGTCGTTTCGCTTCACCCATAAGACCTCCAGCCTAAGGCCTGACCACGCCGTC
Above is a window of Deinococcus aerophilus DNA encoding:
- the leuB gene encoding 3-isopropylmalate dehydrogenase; translated protein: MPKIVTLPGDGIGPEVTAAAVQVLREVAPDLSIEEHAIGGAAYEAHGDPFPQVTRDALGDADAVLLGTVGGPQNSPWNSLPRPLRPESGLLALRKALGCYANLRPVRVQPGLEHLSPLKPELARGVDILIVRELLGGVYFDGDRKIEGDTAYNTMRYTTAEVERVAKMAFWAAEQRKGRVTSVDKANVLEVSELWRRDVQALRDRSYRSIHLNHEYVDSVAMLIVSDPSRYDVIVTENLFGDILSDLAAVIPGSLGLMPSASLGDGAGLFEPIHGSAPDIAGQGVANPAAAIMSAAMLLRHGLGRSDAANQIERAVALALREHPTRDLGGKADTVTFTRAVLEAMGTPAVG
- a CDS encoding 3-isopropylmalate dehydratase small subunit, producing MPTVHVFARDHINTDEIIPARHLTTDVEAELAKFAMEDYDKTFVKRVQPGDIIVAGADFGCGSSREHAVWALRGAGVGAVIAPNFARIYYRNSINNGFLALECDGIVEAFQDGDPAELDLQAGTITNTRSGQTLTFVPVPQFALDVQRAGGWLEYMKEHDQAQLEAETLEARSTQAGHGHPGEREEEQTHA